From the Micromonospora lupini genome, one window contains:
- a CDS encoding AMP-dependent synthetase/ligase, with protein sequence MREFSVPPIVTVGDAANLTDPVWDNAEAAPDTVQFARATRSPDGNGTAWAEVTCLQFRDEVAAVARGLIAAGVSPGARVALMSRTRYEWTLLDYAIWTVGAVTVPIYETSSAEQAAWILADSGAVAAVVETDAHADLVAGVRDRLPELTHLWQIERGGVDELVTAGAAVELAEVEQRRKAVRAGDLATIIYTSGTTGRPKGCVLTHRNMYADIANAVPVLPNLFNAGAATLLFLPLAHAFARLIQIGVVQARATLAHCSDTKNLVAELQDFRPTFVLSVPRVFEKVYNAAKQKAEADGKGGVFARAEQVAIAYSEALETPRGPGVALRAQHAVFDRLVYRKLRAALGGRCRDAISGGAPLGARLGHFFRGVGVTVLEGYGLTETSPAAAANLPTGTRIGTVGRPLPGVTVRIEDDGEILISGDLVFQGYWHNEAATTEALSADGWFRTGDLGQLDADGYLSITGRKKELIVTAGGKNVAPAVLEDQVRAHPLISQCVVVGDAKPFIAALVTIDEEALPTFLASAGLPSDTPVEELREHEGLRAEVQSAIDAANQAVSKAEAIKVFRILPRDFAEATGELTPSLKVKRQVVHKTYAAEIADIYRG encoded by the coding sequence CCAGTTCGCCCGCGCCACCCGCTCGCCCGACGGCAACGGCACGGCCTGGGCCGAGGTGACCTGCCTCCAGTTCCGCGACGAGGTGGCAGCGGTGGCCCGGGGCCTGATCGCCGCCGGCGTCTCCCCCGGCGCCCGGGTCGCGCTGATGAGCCGGACCCGCTACGAGTGGACGCTGCTCGACTATGCCATCTGGACCGTCGGCGCGGTCACCGTGCCCATCTACGAGACGTCGAGCGCCGAGCAGGCCGCCTGGATCCTGGCCGACTCCGGCGCGGTCGCCGCCGTGGTGGAGACCGACGCGCACGCCGACCTGGTCGCCGGCGTCCGCGACCGCCTGCCCGAGCTGACCCATCTCTGGCAGATCGAGCGCGGCGGGGTCGACGAGCTGGTCACCGCCGGCGCGGCCGTCGAGCTGGCCGAGGTCGAGCAGCGCCGCAAGGCCGTCCGGGCCGGCGACCTGGCCACGATCATCTACACCAGCGGCACCACCGGCCGCCCCAAGGGTTGCGTGCTCACCCACCGCAACATGTACGCCGACATCGCCAACGCGGTGCCGGTGCTGCCGAACCTGTTCAACGCCGGCGCGGCCACCCTGCTGTTCCTGCCGCTGGCGCACGCCTTCGCCCGGCTGATCCAGATCGGCGTGGTGCAGGCCCGCGCGACCCTGGCCCACTGCTCCGACACCAAGAACCTGGTCGCCGAACTGCAGGACTTCCGCCCCACCTTCGTGCTCTCCGTACCCCGGGTGTTCGAGAAGGTCTACAACGCGGCGAAGCAGAAGGCCGAGGCCGACGGCAAGGGCGGCGTCTTCGCCCGCGCCGAGCAGGTCGCCATCGCGTACAGCGAGGCGCTGGAGACCCCGCGCGGACCCGGCGTGGCGCTGCGCGCCCAGCACGCGGTCTTCGACCGGCTCGTCTACCGCAAGCTGCGCGCCGCGCTCGGCGGGCGGTGCCGCGACGCCATCTCCGGCGGCGCGCCGCTGGGCGCCCGGCTCGGGCACTTCTTCCGCGGCGTCGGCGTGACGGTGCTGGAGGGGTACGGCCTGACCGAGACCTCGCCCGCCGCCGCCGCGAACCTGCCCACCGGCACCCGGATCGGCACCGTCGGCCGGCCGCTGCCAGGCGTGACAGTCCGGATCGAGGACGACGGCGAGATCCTGATCTCCGGCGACCTGGTCTTCCAGGGCTACTGGCACAACGAGGCGGCCACCACTGAGGCGCTCAGCGCCGACGGCTGGTTCCGCACCGGCGACCTGGGCCAGCTCGACGCCGACGGCTACCTGAGCATCACCGGTCGCAAGAAGGAGCTGATCGTGACCGCGGGCGGCAAGAACGTCGCCCCCGCGGTGCTGGAGGACCAGGTCCGCGCCCACCCGCTGATCAGCCAGTGCGTCGTCGTCGGGGACGCCAAGCCGTTCATCGCCGCGCTCGTCACGATCGACGAGGAGGCGTTGCCGACGTTCCTCGCGAGCGCCGGACTGCCCTCGGACACGCCCGTGGAGGAGCTGCGCGAGCACGAGGGCCTGCGCGCCGAGGTCCAGTCCGCGATCGACGCCGCGAACCAGGCCGTGTCGAAGGCCGAGGCGATCAAGGTCTTCCGGATCCTGCCCCGCGACTTCGCCGAGGCCACCGGTGAGCTGACCCCGTCGCTCAAGGTCAAGCGACAGGTCGTCCACAAGACGTACGCGGCGGAAATCGCCGACATCTACCGAGGCTGA
- a CDS encoding sensor histidine kinase, translating into MLALVAILTLFATRDVTQLWWIALLAVAGAPSLLAPQHRLIGPLSRVAEVVVLGLAASQVAAVASIGGTVDGLGASAVLPYLAVPVTVTALRRRFREGAALLAVTAGTLLLAGALTEVDGGRQLGQVGYLAVCAQWLILAALGLYAAGTLHRVMAVRGEGKPQPYAEATRLLTQLRTVARQLPGATLDPGGISEHLLEELRTVARADRGAVLSASGGGRLVVLAQAGVDRVDWETTLDADSAIADAWASQQATTAARSQSRSHRGGDVSALIVPLVAGVRTVGLVVLEADVAHAYPPPVVSRVTGLTRPAALRLEAALLFDEVRSLATNEERQRLAREIHDGVAQELVMVGYGIDNAMATVFDDADETAEALRTLRGEVTRVIQELRLSLFELRSEVDRQGGLAAAIAEYARTVGASGGLRVHLSLDESTARLPAATEAELLRIAQEAVTNARKHAGASNLWVTCEVDPPYAQIEVSDDGQGMADQRPDGRYGLAIMAERAERIRGRLEIRPRQPSGTTVAVVLGTSSRRDNVRNSAAPEGE; encoded by the coding sequence ATGCTGGCGCTGGTCGCGATCCTGACCCTGTTCGCCACCCGCGACGTCACCCAGCTGTGGTGGATCGCGCTGCTGGCGGTCGCCGGAGCGCCGTCCCTGCTCGCCCCGCAGCACCGGCTGATCGGGCCGCTGAGCAGGGTGGCCGAGGTGGTGGTGCTGGGGCTGGCCGCGAGCCAGGTCGCCGCGGTCGCGTCGATCGGGGGCACTGTCGACGGGCTCGGCGCCTCCGCGGTGCTGCCGTACCTGGCGGTGCCGGTGACCGTGACCGCCCTGCGCCGCCGCTTCCGCGAGGGCGCGGCGCTGCTCGCGGTGACGGCCGGCACGCTGCTCCTCGCCGGCGCGTTGACAGAGGTCGACGGCGGGCGTCAGCTCGGCCAGGTGGGTTACCTGGCGGTCTGCGCGCAGTGGCTGATCCTCGCCGCGCTCGGGCTCTACGCCGCCGGCACCCTGCACCGGGTGATGGCCGTCCGTGGGGAGGGCAAACCCCAGCCGTACGCCGAGGCGACCCGGCTGCTGACCCAGCTGCGGACCGTGGCCCGGCAGCTGCCCGGGGCGACCCTGGACCCGGGCGGCATCTCCGAGCACCTGCTGGAGGAGCTGCGCACGGTGGCTCGGGCGGACCGGGGGGCTGTGCTGTCGGCAAGCGGCGGGGGCCGGCTCGTGGTGCTCGCCCAGGCCGGCGTGGACCGGGTGGACTGGGAGACGACCCTGGACGCGGACTCGGCGATCGCCGACGCCTGGGCCAGCCAGCAGGCCACGACGGCCGCCCGCTCGCAGTCGCGCTCACACCGGGGCGGGGACGTGTCGGCGCTCATCGTCCCGCTTGTCGCCGGGGTGCGCACGGTCGGGCTGGTGGTGCTGGAGGCGGACGTCGCGCACGCGTACCCGCCGCCTGTGGTGTCCCGGGTGACCGGGCTGACCCGACCGGCCGCGCTGCGGCTGGAGGCGGCGCTGCTGTTCGACGAGGTCCGCTCGCTGGCCACCAACGAGGAGCGTCAGCGCCTGGCCCGGGAGATCCACGACGGGGTGGCGCAGGAGCTGGTGATGGTCGGCTACGGCATCGACAACGCCATGGCCACCGTCTTCGACGACGCCGACGAGACCGCCGAGGCCCTGCGTACGCTGCGCGGCGAGGTGACCCGGGTGATCCAGGAGCTGCGGCTGAGCCTCTTCGAGCTGCGCAGCGAGGTGGACCGGCAGGGCGGGCTGGCCGCGGCGATCGCCGAGTACGCCCGGACCGTCGGCGCCTCGGGCGGGTTGCGGGTGCACCTGTCGCTTGACGAGTCCACCGCGCGCCTTCCGGCGGCCACCGAGGCCGAGTTGCTGCGCATCGCCCAGGAGGCGGTGACCAACGCCCGCAAGCACGCCGGAGCCTCGAATCTCTGGGTCACGTGTGAGGTGGACCCCCCGTACGCCCAAATTGAAGTGTCGGATGACGGTCAGGGGATGGCTGACCAGCGCCCCGACGGACGGTACGGTCTTGCGATCATGGCCGAGAGGGCGGAACGTATCCGGGGCCGGTTGGAGATCAGGCCGCGGCAACCCAGCGGCACGACCGTGGCGGTGGTTCTCGGCACCTCGTCCCGGCGCGACAACGTGCGCAACAGCGCAGCACCAGAAGGGGAGTAA